Below is a genomic region from Raphanus sativus cultivar WK10039 chromosome 4, ASM80110v3, whole genome shotgun sequence.
AAATTAAAGATTGTTGTGAATGCAAATTAAGTACCATATTggaagtttaaataaataatatctaaTACATAATATGATGTGGAgctaacactacaagaaaacacgctgatactgagggactttttcctcggtatttcgtcggaataagcgtattccgacgaaataccgaggaaaatgtCCCTCGAAAAAAACTtctcgaaatttcattttccctcgaaatttcctcgaaaatttgtgacggaatttcgaggaaacataaTTCCGAGGATATTTAGAGGACTGTTCTTCGTCGAAGAGGTCCTCGGTATATATTGAGGAAcaattccctcggtatataccgaggattatACCGAGGAAAGAGACCTACGAATGTTTTCGAGGAAACAAAGTtcgtcggaaaattccgagggaaGTTTTCCTCGAAACATTTCGAGGACCattgttcctcggaatatttcgAGGGAcagtttcctcgaaaattttcgaggaaagcaGCCCTCGAACATTTTCGAGGAAACagtccctcggaatattccgaggaacacttccctcggtatataccgaggacagctgttcctcggaatatattgaaaataatttttttttaaaaaaattatattttttaaaaaaattatattttttaaaaaaattatttttttaaaaaaaatatttttaaaatttaaattcgaaaatataaaattaaaatttaaattgaaaacatattatttaaaattcaaagtcatacaaatcaaaagaaaacatttcgagtttttgaaagaaattaaactacGGGTTTTGGAAGTCCGGGTCTGGCATGGTCGGGAAGTCCacgttggcgttcgggttcatgctcctcatcatcgccatcatttgcacattcagcttcctctgtgcctcccagcccgcCTCTTGACTCGCCACCATGGACTCCAGCGCAGATATGCGAGCATCCTTGTCCCTGATCTGActcagaaggacttcttgatcaacataggacggtggtggtgcagaagcagacggaaccgagggagaccgacgagccaaaccgaacaaacggcccttcttctttggaaccgactgaaaaagaaagtgtcaaaattaaataatataaaaaatggattgaactttaaaaaatgaacttaccgcttcaacgatttggttgatccgaacccgaggcaaaccggtcgatcccgtcgaatcgtcatcctcggtttgaagctgagacacttcctgttccatctgactgtcgatgagggtgaccacatccctcacaacaccatcatcaatctcgccggtcttcttgttggtatacgccgtctttattaggcggagatgatcaaccggctccccctcattttcttccgtcttgaaaaaaacataaattaaacaaacattagtaattaaaagaaatgcacaaaaaaatattagaatcttaaataatataataaaaaccgacaagcttaccaagcgatcccccagactggctaaagattgagcacccaagttatggatgtacatgcccttccccttacggtcgctcttgcggttggtggagttggtggaagaagttgctatcacttcgttcttactccaatgcaCACCCAACTCCTGCCAGACGACGGGGTCCATCCCCTttggaacctttaaaaaaaaaattgttaaataaataaaaaaatattttaataaattaaaaaattgtttcataaataaaaacgaaccttgtttatttctcacttcttcttccacgagtgcatctgcttcccatagttgtccataactttatggacgaagtggtaatagataaacaacgtatcatcggcattccagttgaattgttgctgaaaataaaacacaattagtagaaaattaatattaaagattaaaaaaataagtaaaaaatagaatacttaccgcaaactgttgAAACCACATATGCTGCTTCTCGAGAGGGAAGTCGGTGAAAGTCGGATGTCCATTGTCGAGGGACGAGTACATCATACTGTTGATCCATCCGCTGATCTCGTTCCCGGATCGGTCGaacctaataaaaagaattaattatttaaaatgaatcaaattttaaggaaagaaaaataGGTTTAATTACCATGTCTGACCCCGTCCACATGGATACTgagtgagatatggaagatggtcacgacccggctgtcgaacaaactccgcaactctcagaagtgccggatgagcaggagcaggagcaggGGTGGGTGCCACACCGGGAGCGGGAGGAGAATGAGAGGGAAATGGAGAGGGAGATGTCTGGTAGGAGCTGTAGGGCGATGCGGAACCTGAAATGGAGCCGCTCCCCGAaccaccacgaccacgacgCTGTCGAGAGCGGGTCTGTTCCTCTTGAgacctttatataaataaattttatttaatatatacaattatttatttaatttgttaatatattaaaattgtttaataataacaaaaaagtttaaatatataaaaaatagtttaaatattttaataaattattaaatgattacaaaaaagtttaaatatattaaaaatatttttaatatttaaaaattgtttaataattacaaaaaagttttaatatattaaaaattgtttaataattacaaaaaaaagttttaatatattaaaaatagtttaataattacaaaaatagttttaatatattaaaaataatttaataaataacaaaatagttttaatatataaaaatagttttaaaaatcaaaaaaacgttttaaaaatcaaaaaacgttttaaaaataaaaaaaacgttttaaaaaatcaaaaaacgttttaaaaaatcaaaaaaacgttttaaaaaatcaaaaaacgttttaaaaaataaaaaaaacgttttaaaaaatcaaaaacacaaaataaatcaaaaaaaaaaaatataccaacaatccaaacaacaatTCAAACATGCaaatcctaaactatccattcaatcctagaattttctatctaacaacctaaatttcgagatctatgaagagaggaagagaagagatgaacttacatgggaagagaggagaggaagagaggagaggaaggaggccgagaggaagagaggagaggagaggagatccgtggaggaagagagaagagaggagaggagaaggagaggagccgcaaggaagagagaggagaggagaaggagaggagcggcggagaggaagaaagagagGAAGATCGATtggagagaaatggggaagaaaagaatgaaaacctaatttatgaggGGTCCGACGGATAGGgtccgtcgaaatttcctcacaatttTTAATgtggtcgtcgaaatttcctcgaaattctctTATTGGCGGCTAGGGTTGTCTGGTTAATGAAAAACAGTCTGAGGAAAactttcctcgaaatttcctcacaatattgtgaggaaatttcgaggaaagagggtttggggttttgaaaacatcgattttttcccctatgtcatttcttatacaagtgtaattcataataatgaggtttctttgtatagatgatcataaacaatgaaataacacaattacaaaaattattgtaagtatttccttaacgtttattaaaatatataagtgtttatcttatgttgtgtggttttcgtCTCAATCCGTAAAACATTGTTTTCGGgttaaaaccctaaagtttgacTTTATAATCTGgctaagacacttaatgaaggttatatatgtgttattcaatccgcaaaacgttgttttcggtttaaaaccccctgttcctcgaaattccctcgaaatattgtgagggaatttcgaggaactaCCAAAAATTTTCGAggtcctcgaaatttcctcgaaatatttcgagggaatttcgaggaagcacaaaaaaaattttgttcCCTCGAAacttcctcgaaatatttcgagggatTTTCGAAGAAACAAggtgttttaaatcaaacccctaaaattatcttggtcgtcgaaatttcctcgaaatatttcgagagaatttcgaggaacaaggTGTTTTGAATCAAACCCCTAAACCGTTAAGGGTCATTCCGAAGAAAATTTCaaggaaaccctaatttccctcgaaatttcctcgaaattcatttaaaaaaaaaaaaatctactctGATTCCGAGTCATCATCAGcagatgaatctgaatctggatcttggtgaaactctccaataactggttcatcctgtgcgtgaacgacggcttcctctgcgaagtcggtgaaatctactacaaggccaactcctgctacatcttctgctgcacttaagttactggatgtgattggttgtagtgggtcttccagctcagaactcccctgaactcggcctctcgggttgagtctggtaacagtaacccatggatcatctctgttCCTTATCCGGGGGTACttgatataacaaacctgtaacattttaaaatttttagtacaagtttaaattattacacATGATGACCAATCATTCTGAATAATTAACATTTACTTACATGATCGgcctgagaagcaagaatgaaaggatcataatattgcaGCTTTCGTCTCGAATTAACTGATGTAACACCAAATGCATCTGTTCTCACACCTCGATCTGGAGTGATGTCGTgccaatcacaatagaaaacaGTACAGCGCAATCCAAGCATGCCCAAATACTTGATTTCCAAAATCTCATGTATGTGTCCGTAGTATACATCATCTCCCGATGCAGAACAAACGCCAGCATCATAGGTCGTACGCGAACGTTTCGTCTTTTCAGTTGTGAATGCATATCTTCGGGTAcaaaatctcggatatgacttcacaacatagtttggtccaaccaccatctcgcgtatccaatcatcaaatgtttcacctctggccaaaccagcagacacctattaatagcacatatatatgagtataaatatgtgataaatgattttttaatttgtttaaggcactcacataagtaaacatccatccagcaaattctCTTTGCTTCATTTCTTCTAGTTCTGCCTCTGTAGCGTATCTATATTCGAACCGCTTTTCTGCCATGAAAATACTGTGATgacaaaaatgtaattaattaagatataaatgttaatttgttaaaataaaattttgtaagataataaacttacctctcatattgaagaacatcttcgcagttggtgagcaaatatgtttgcaaatgactgCGCTCCTGCTCAGTAAGTTGACGGTCCTTTGATTTTCCGctaagtcgtccaacatctgtgaaaatgtcaggaaccgtaacatggtatgttgcccgttcgcctctatcatcatgcCGAACAGGTCTTCTGTTTTTGGTCTGAACTTCTGCCTGAAAGTAGTACTcagcaaagtttgaaatttcttcattgatcatctgtgcgactatagaaccttccaccctacttagatttttcaccattttcttcaaatggaacatataccgctcatacagatacatccatctatactgcacaggaccaccaagttccaattctcttgccaAGTGAATGacaagatgctccataacataaaaaaatgagggaggaaatatcttctcaaggttgcactgaatcacggctatgttagtcttcagattttcaataccttcaagagtcactgatctggcgcataaatcgcggaagaaagcacttatccctgcaattgcttcataaacatttcgtggtaatagttccttgaaagcaaacggaagtaagcgctgcatcaacacatgacaaTAGTGACTTTTTAAGCCAATAAACTTTCCTTCCTTTCTGTCGATACAGTTACGCAAATTAGATGCGTAACCGTCTGGAAACTCCACatcgtttgaaatccaatcaaagaacgcaTCTTTTCCTtctgcatcaagtcggtatatgggaaaaggagccctaccattctcatcaacatgaagttctgaacgagcacatatatcgactaaatccagtcttgacttcaagttatcctttgttttaccttgaacgttaaggatcgtgttcatgagattgtcaaaaaaattcttctcaatatgcatgacatctaaattatgccttagcaaatgatcctcccagtatggaagatcccagaatatacttttttgtgccagttatgtaggtttccaacagcatctaccggaaaacgcgcatgtccaccgatgtctggcgtcctttctgcaccaaaatctcttagttgtgtcttTAAACCTTTCCCACTAATTTCCGCAGGTGGACTGTCAAACACcttcttgttcttcgtaaacaaattcctactcctacgatatggatgatcaggtggtaggaatctcctgtgacagtcaaaccaacacgttttccttccgtgttttagttggaaagcatcagtgttatcttgacaatatggacatgatagccttccatgcgttgtccatccagataacataccatatgctggaaaatcacttattgtccacattagtactgcccgcatttgaaagttttctttacacgaaatatcgtatgcttcagcaccttgagcccatagttgttgcaactcatatattagtggctgaagaaacacatcaagtgatctcttaggatgctctggtccgggaacgagaatggaaagaaacaaaaactctcgtcgcaagcacaagtttgggggtaagttgtatggtgtaacaatgactggccatagagaatattgtcttccactcttcccatacgggcttaaaccatcagtacataatccaaggtagacatttcttctctcatacgcaaagtcgggatactttgattggaaatgtttccacgcttttgcatctgaaggatgtctaatctcaccatctgttgagtgctccgcatgccatctcattcgttgcgctgtgcgttctgaaagatacaacctctgcaacctttccgtcaaaggcaaataccacatctttttatatggcactggaactcttccactcgtatctttataacgaggcttcccacaaaatttgcatgtagtccgctgatcatccgccctccaataaatcatgcagttatcgctgcatacatctattacctgataagataaaccaatcccagctacgagtttttgaacctcgtagtatgaacctggagctacattatcctcaggtagaatacctttaacagaattagctatcgcatccacacagtcttcagccaagttataatctgttttaatgcccatcagtctcatagcagatgataaagctgaatgaccatctctgcaaccttcgtacaatggttgctttccagcatccaacatttcataaaatctcctagcttctgcattgggtaaatcttcccctctaaaatgatcatttatcatctgctcagtacctacaccataatctacatccgccctaattggttcttctaatctaaccgccggctgaggttcgctagtactaccaagttcataatcagtttccccatgatgataccaaattttgtaacttcgtgtaaacccactcaataatagatgagtccaaacatcccactctttaataacttttctatttttacaattagagcaaggacatcttaacttacctgtttctgcttccggttgtttgcgagctaccctcatgaactcgattataccttgattgtattcttccgtaagcaatctcgtgtccggatccaaatgaggtcgatccatccaagaacgaaaataatttgaagaagacatgtttttttggaatcaaattcgtgagactaggagagaagaagaaaagaaatggagtgaatgaagaggaagagaggtgactgtatttatagatgaaatcctcccggcatactgaggaaatttcgaggaaatttcgagggaaacagacatttcctcgaaatttcctcgaaatagtTTAAATCCCCCAACGGctctcccaacggctctctaacggctacaagatgtcgtcgaaatattagaaatattcgTCGATTTTTTTCGACGACcatggtttcctcggtattccctcgaaaataccgaggaagttggtcttcctcgaaatttcctcaaaaaatagtgaggaaatttcgagaaaaccccatttcttggtttcctcggtatttcctcgatattttgtcagaaattttccgaggaactcatttttcctcggtatttccctcagaatcagcgtattttcttgtagtgtaattTACTGTATCTTGCAGGTTAAAAATGAGATGATGTGAATACAAAAAAGGAAATTGTAAATTCAAAATGATTGTGTGGTATTTGGTCTGAGAGAAGGATAattgtgaatgcaaacaaaatttcatattaggaattaaaaaataattagttaccaaaagaatagaaaataatatCTAATACATAATATGATGTGGAGTTAATTTACTGTGTTTTGCAGGTTAAAAAATAAAGGGTGAATTATGAGAATATACCTAATTAAAGCTCAAATTAGAGACTTACACTCTGAGTGACAACCAAAGCAAAAAATACACAATTATGTTCAACATCGGACGAGAATATCCTTGTCTTCTGATGACAGCTTCTGACACAGCAGTTGGAAGATATGTGTGTCAGGATTGTAGAGGTGTCAACTAGAATCTTCTCTTCCACAtctttttttagttaattttaaggTTTCATTCTCAACCACTCATCTATTTTCTctttatcgatttttttttcttttatcttcttaaaaaattatctttctaAATTCAAgttctctttttcttctcctcTCATCTCTGAAAATTCTAATCTAAAATCCAAACAATTCTCCttaaaaaacaaatcataacaatcttttctttaaaatttaatttgctGCGAAATCAAATCTTCAACAGAAATGTCGTTgcatctattatttttttagattaatCAACTTGTACTAATTTACGTTTCTGATTCAATCATCTGCCAAGCTCCTTGTCTTCATAATATAAATTCTCGATCAATATATGAATTGaggtttttgttttcattttggaATCACAATCCAACTTAAGTTTCCAGTTACAATAGTGGTTGTGTTGTTTTCTCATCAACCACAGCTCAAAAGGATGTGACTAGGAGTTcataaagttttattttcaaatcaaaataacatctttgttaatcaatattttattagttaccAGATATTATTTAGTTTAGCGGATCTCCAATTTTGTATGGTAGTTCTGAATACCTATATTTTTAGTTGTTATAAGTACGTTGTGGCTAATTGATAAACGATTTCAAGATGTTGCAGAATAGTTTTCAGGAGCTGGTAGATGAATTATTAATTGGAACATGATTTGTAAGCGAATAGATTGTTCGATACATAATTTGTTAGTTGTTAGGTGGTTTGTTACATGATACATTGTTTAATACCAAAAAATGGGTATTCACTATTATCTGTGGCAGTGTTTTTTTGGCCCTCTACACATAACTATAACTggttaatataaattttattatgtaaaaagaataataaatattgataCATTTATTGGTCATATATAACAAAGAGATTATGACTATTGTTAGCTGATAAATGTTTGTTAGTCGGTACATTGTTTGAAGCTGATGAAATCACATTTATCAGTTAACACTAACATTTTTAACAGTTTTTGGATCAAAGAATGATTATTAAatattacatatgtttttttaaaaaaaaatattagacgTAAATTCTCATTCATCATCATAGTCAGTAAACTTTATAATATTGTATCAGTGTCGGCTATAAGAACtatcaaaccatgtatcatgtGATAAATCGCGAACCATGAAATGATCAACTATTTATCGCCTAACAAAACATGTTTCGGATAACAAATTATCATGTAACAAACTATTTATCAAACAAGATACTGACTCACAAATAATGTATCGGACCATTAACCGGTTAACAAAAACATGTACCcgataacaaattatttatcaGATAGCAACTCATTTATCATACATTGTATTAACTCATAAACCATGTCTCGACCCTAATATCATCTAAGAAATCATACAACATGTTTTGTTAAGTGATCATAATTATGTGTAGATTGTTAAAATAATCAATAACAgacatgataaataaataatgtatcTACTACGAAAATATGCATCCACTAACAACTAATGTATCAGCTAGTAAATCAAGTACCAAAGAAAATGTAACAACTAACATGTCATGTTTCATCTACCAACCATGTATCTAATAACATAGTGAAGAACTCCAAAGTATTGATTGAGTTAACATAAAGgctaatttgtttttaaaaaacaatgtcTTGAAGACAAATCCAGTCATACTCTCAAGCGGTCATCTTCTATCTCGTCCCCTACTGATCACCGGATATATGATCAAAAATCTCGGCCTCGTTATCAAATAAGAACTTAAAGCGGATCTGGAATGATAAGATATTGGAAAAGTTagaagttacaaaattatttgcagaaaaaacataaaattcacTGCACAGCCTCATAACATTTATTAGAGTCTATTACAATTCATAGGTGCTATGAGTAAATGTAAGAGGTTAAAAGAAAAGTTATCTAAAAGATTAATAACTCAATTTTATTACAATATGGGTAAATCGAGAATGATTTTAGTTTTCTTAATGAAAGGTGCATGGTCTTAAttacggtttggtttgggtgtATCTGAGCCAAAGATTTGTAACAAATATTCTATAGATAATAAACCATTTATTAAACAAtcttttatcatatatatacaccAAACAACAAATCATTTATCAGATAACAAACAATTTATCAAATAACGTATTAACTCACACACCATGTATTAACCTATTTTGTCTGCCACCAAaccaaatatcaaataatttacaAGTTGTGATACCATTTGTGACAAATTATTTGTCAGACATACAAACTGTATATCAATTAATGAGAAATTTTTGTATCAGCTAACAAAATATGTaccaaatatcaaataatttatcagataacaacaatttataaaacaaatgtaCCAGATAACAAATCTTAAACCAATAATCTTAGAAGCAACAAAGtgaaaaatcaaatcaaacttataaaataaaatattacaaataaaaaataactctAAGAGATAAATgctaaacaaataaaattatttgtgaATAAGTGGAAAAGAAAACGAGAATGATTTCGTTTCGGCAGCTGTGGCTTCAAATGACAGAAGTTGGTTGAGTTCATCTTTatctttgattcttcttcttcttcatatttagattttacaaatatttgattattttctctctttttttctcttttgatttttttcttctattcgATGAGTGATATTTTGTTAAGAGATATAGATTTATGTCTATGAGATAAAGTGATAACATAAGCTGACACACAAACTGACACGAACTGACACAGCTATAGGAGGATTGCAAACATAGGTGGAGGGTTAAAATCAGAAAGGATTTGTTGAGTTTAAAGGGGTCTCATATTGGAGTATAGAGACTAATtatctcaaaaataaaatgatatgtaCAGACAAAAAGAAATTGTAAGCTCAAGATAATTTAAACTGCTATAAAAACTACTTTGTGGTGCAACAAGAAGATTGCCATCTTAAAATGGTGACGTgacaccaaaaaaataaaaagagtataTTCGAaacatagaaaaaataaatatgtgcACAAAAGACCTAAATAAGTTTAGGTTAGCCATTTTTGAGATATTGTAAAAGCATTTTAATTGGTAGGATCTAATGAATATCTCgacaatttagaaaaaaaaagaaaattagaaaaatacgTGAGAGAAAGTAGATAATATCTCTGCACTCATGCTTTGAGATATCTAGATCTACATGTGTTGATGTGCAACTGGTTCTAATGTTTTaacaaactaaattttaattgaataactatagtttattaaatattaataatttctaGTTTAGATATCCATGTGTAGATCTAAACTAATGGGGATACTCTAATACGCGAACAATAAAAACACGAATTAGAATAAAGtttcttgttaaaaaaaaaattgtcactattttaaaatacattggATAGTGAAGAAATGATCAGTCCTGATATACAAGATTTATATAGTCACgtaaaatctaattaaacaaATGTTCAAGTGATTTTAACAGATGTATTTGTTGAAGAAGAAACTTGTATCTCAAAAATTTTCATATTACCCAGGTTCCAGATTTTTCGGATACTTCAAAGCGTCTTGGTCGCAGTCGGCCAAAAGGTTTACTCTCACATTCCTCCACCAACCCAAAAGATAAACGTATAGATTACAAAAAGATACAAAAcctatatttaaataaataaatacgcAGGTTTCCTCGAAACAAGCACTGTATTATCTGTTTAACAAATATCCTAAATGCCTAACATCTTTCTCTGCTGAATTTTCCGACTAAGTCCCTCTGCCATCGGGATATCGTCACCTCCACGTTTCCCGGCACTTTTTCCAGCGCTCTTCCACCATGCCAGCAACTCCTCCTGCTCATCAGATAAGCAATACCAAATATCCAGAAAATGAAAACTCTTTAAATCATACAGaaacaacaaaattaaactCTTCACACCATAGTatgactaaaaaaaaaaaaaaaaattaacattctTATAACTAACAAATATGGGAATGATTTACCTCAAGAAAGTCGTGGTTTGAGATAAACTGAGACTCAACAAAGCAAACCATCCCTCCAACTTTGACCGAGACTGAGCTTTTCACTGGATGTTGCTTTGAGCTTTGTCCATCTGTGGCATCTAGATATgtagttaaaacaaaaaaaaatgagtcacaAAGATTCGAGTAAAACGCGACTTAGAGTAGAGTGATTTTGCAAGCATGCCTTCAATGCGGGCTACGTGATACCCGGTTCCTCCAAGCCCTTCTGCCCATTTCCCCAGCCTTAATCTCAAGAAGAACCCTTCAAGACCCGATACAGGCTTCTTGCTGTTTATCCATCtgaaatgaaaattcaaa
It encodes:
- the LOC130511479 gene encoding uncharacterized protein LOC130511479, whose translation is MEQEVSQLQTEDDDSTGSTGLPRVRINQIVEASVPKKKGRLFGLARRSPSVPSASAPPPSYVDQEVLLSQIRDKDARISALESMVASQEAGWEAQRKLNVQMMAMMRSMNPNANVDFPTMPDPDFQNP